The uncultured Fretibacterium sp. genome contains a region encoding:
- the sodN gene encoding superoxide dismutase, Ni yields the protein LSMTKKLIALECPDPKDKSAFTAYLNSFSRYDAIKEEQARIAKTELLILWTDYFKAPHLEKFPQLHDLFWRAAKLCSACKVEVNLSHAEELMECIKEVHRIFWSTKGREVAWYTAS from the coding sequence GCTCTCCATGACGAAGAAGCTGATCGCGCTGGAGTGCCCCGACCCCAAGGACAAGTCGGCCTTCACCGCGTACCTGAACTCCTTCAGCCGCTATGATGCCATCAAGGAGGAGCAGGCCCGGATTGCCAAGACCGAGCTGCTCATCCTCTGGACGGACTACTTCAAGGCGCCGCACCTGGAAAAGTTCCCCCAGCTGCACGACCTGTTCTGGAGGGCGGCGAAGCTCTGCTCCGCCTGCAAGGTCGAGGTGAACCTGAGCCATGCCGAGGAGCTGATGGAGTGCATCAAGGAGGTGCACCGCATCTTCTGGTCCACGAAGGGGCGGGAGGTCGCCTGGTATACGGCGAGTTGA
- a CDS encoding TRAP transporter large permease, whose protein sequence is MLWFLMGTMLGLLILGFPMMVPLGTAAFLTVFLFFPIDPAILVQQIVGGVQPVSLTAVPLFILAADIMTSGQVAERLLTFVVKLVGHKRGGIPISTTIACTLFGSVSGSTQATVVAIGGPLRPLLLKAGYDASFSTALIINAAVIALLIPPSIYMIVYGVVGGASIGDLFIAGVGPGILICILFCIYGWLKSGKEHSAPEASGSEKWLAFRRAILSFSFPVIIFGGIYSGMFSPTEAAAVSVFYAFLVEYFIYRSIKLSDIPRIALRTGTVTAIVFILIAMGQAFSWTISFGRVPNMILPALLGDAPSSVRIMFVLTITYFLACMFVDPIVVIMILTPIFKPAIAAAGLDNILCGIIVTLQAAIGSTTPPFGCNIFTAMAIFRQKYADAIRGTFPFVAIMVAVSVLLIYCPKVALFLLDLSR, encoded by the coding sequence ATGCTGTGGTTTTTGATGGGAACAATGCTCGGCCTGCTTATCCTGGGTTTTCCCATGATGGTGCCTCTGGGAACGGCTGCATTCTTGACCGTCTTTCTGTTTTTCCCTATCGATCCTGCCATCCTGGTGCAGCAGATCGTCGGCGGGGTTCAGCCCGTATCGCTGACGGCCGTTCCTCTGTTCATCCTCGCTGCGGACATCATGACCTCGGGGCAGGTGGCCGAGCGGCTGCTGACATTCGTAGTCAAGCTGGTGGGGCATAAACGTGGGGGTATCCCGATCTCTACGACCATTGCCTGTACGCTCTTCGGCTCGGTTTCCGGTTCCACCCAGGCCACGGTCGTGGCCATCGGCGGCCCCTTGCGTCCGCTGCTCCTCAAGGCCGGGTACGATGCCTCCTTTTCAACGGCCTTGATCATCAATGCGGCCGTCATTGCCCTGCTCATACCCCCCAGCATCTATATGATCGTCTATGGGGTGGTGGGAGGCGCCTCCATCGGGGATTTGTTCATCGCGGGGGTTGGTCCCGGGATCCTCATCTGCATCCTGTTTTGTATTTACGGTTGGCTCAAATCGGGAAAGGAGCACTCGGCGCCGGAGGCCTCGGGTTCCGAGAAGTGGCTGGCGTTCCGTCGGGCCATCCTCAGCTTCTCCTTCCCCGTCATCATCTTCGGAGGAATATACTCCGGGATGTTCAGTCCGACGGAGGCTGCCGCGGTGTCCGTCTTCTACGCCTTTCTGGTGGAGTACTTCATCTATCGTTCCATCAAGCTTTCGGATATCCCGAGGATCGCGTTGCGCACGGGTACGGTGACCGCCATAGTCTTCATCCTGATCGCCATGGGACAGGCCTTTTCCTGGACCATTTCCTTTGGACGGGTCCCCAACATGATCCTGCCTGCGCTCCTTGGGGACGCTCCCTCGTCCGTCCGCATCATGTTCGTTCTGACCATAACGTATTTCCTGGCCTGCATGTTCGTCGACCCCATCGTCGTCATCATGATCCTGACGCCCATCTTCAAACCGGCGATTGCGGCCGCAGGTTTGGATAATATCCTGTGCGGCATCATCGTTACCCTGCAGGCTGCCATCGGGTCTACGACGCCTCCCTTCGGCTGCAATATTTTTACGGCCATGGCCATTTTCAGGCAAAAATACGCGGACGCCATCCGCGGAACCTTTCCCTTTGTCGCCATTATGGTCGCAGTGTCCGTTTTATTGATCTATTGCCCGAAGGTAGCCCTGTTTCTGCTCGATTTGTCGCGGTAA
- the sodX gene encoding nickel-type superoxide dismutase maturation protease — protein MRRVDEPEKLTVVVRGHSMYPTLRDGERVVVDTTACRKAPPAVGDVVLARHPFMRDTWMIKRIVGVADDGRYVLQGDNPLESSDSRSFGPVPLRSIRGRAVYRAGGSPLSPAPVEKE, from the coding sequence ATACGGCGAGTTGATGAGCCGGAGAAGCTGACGGTCGTCGTCCGGGGGCACAGCATGTACCCCACCCTAAGGGATGGCGAGCGGGTCGTGGTGGATACGACGGCCTGCAGGAAGGCGCCTCCCGCCGTGGGGGACGTCGTCCTGGCCCGTCATCCCTTCATGAGGGACACGTGGATGATCAAACGCATCGTCGGCGTCGCCGACGACGGCCGTTACGTCCTTCAGGGTGACAATCCCCTGGAGAGCAGCGACAGCCGGAGTTTTGGCCCGGTCCCCCTTCGGAGCATCCGGGGGAGGGCGGTGTACAGGGCCGGTGGCTCTCCTCTGTCGCCGGCCCCGGTCGAAAAGGAATAG
- a CDS encoding TRAP transporter small permease — translation MKNLERVNGLCERVEKFIVSWGTITMAVVSIINVLSRNIFHVSFSWVEEISQFSVVLVTFVGTAYAARTGLHIRMTALSDIMGYRGRKFLVLLTSLGTTVFLCLMMGYGILYVKGLYMMNKYTLGLQIPVYVVMLWVPVGFFLAAVQYLAIFWKNLTHKGIFIAPSVAESGVEDGRTLSEGVL, via the coding sequence ATGAAAAATTTGGAACGGGTCAATGGCCTTTGCGAGAGGGTGGAGAAATTCATCGTCTCTTGGGGAACCATCACAATGGCCGTTGTCTCCATTATCAATGTCTTGAGCCGAAATATTTTTCACGTCAGCTTTTCCTGGGTGGAGGAGATCAGTCAGTTTTCCGTGGTGCTGGTGACCTTCGTCGGAACGGCCTACGCGGCCCGGACGGGACTCCATATCAGGATGACCGCCTTATCGGACATCATGGGGTACAGGGGCAGGAAATTTCTGGTTCTTCTCACCTCCTTGGGGACAACTGTTTTCCTGTGCCTTATGATGGGGTATGGCATCCTGTATGTCAAAGGGCTTTATATGATGAACAAATACACACTGGGGTTGCAGATCCCGGTTTACGTCGTCATGCTTTGGGTTCCCGTCGGTTTTTTTCTGGCGGCGGTCCAATACCTTGCGATCTTCTGGAAAAATCTGACCCATAAGGGGATTTTCATCGCCCCGTCCGTAGCGGAATCCGGGGTGGAGGACGGACGGACGCTTTCCGAGGGAGTGCTCTGA
- the speB gene encoding agmatinase: MSARELKQPATAFASPRFCNVGNFMRMERVAEPDGLDFAIYGIPFDTACSYRSGTRFGPQGIRNISVMMKTNNPVHEVNILDYLKGADMGDVNIVPGYIHPTYAAIEAFASRILDAGALPIALGGDHSITLGELRAVAKKYGPVSLIHFDSHADINDEVFGEKYNHGTPFRRAIEEKLIDPHKSIQIGMRGSLYDAGEFKLAADLGLKLIPTHKVREMGIPAVLEEINKRVGKNKAFLTFDIDFVDPAYAPATGTPEVGGYSTFEAISFIRGLTDVNFVGFDIVEVAPPYDVAEITSLAACNIVFEFLSVLALQKKEGRRA; the protein is encoded by the coding sequence ATGAGTGCAAGAGAACTGAAACAACCGGCTACAGCATTTGCTTCTCCTCGTTTTTGCAACGTTGGCAATTTTATGCGGATGGAGCGGGTTGCGGAACCGGATGGGTTGGACTTTGCCATTTATGGCATCCCTTTCGATACCGCGTGTTCCTATCGTTCGGGTACCCGTTTCGGGCCGCAGGGCATACGGAATATCTCCGTCATGATGAAGACGAACAATCCGGTGCATGAGGTCAATATTCTCGATTACCTGAAGGGAGCGGATATGGGGGATGTCAATATCGTGCCCGGTTATATCCACCCGACCTATGCCGCCATCGAGGCGTTCGCGTCCAGGATACTGGATGCGGGGGCCCTTCCGATCGCTTTGGGAGGGGACCATTCCATCACGCTGGGAGAGCTGAGGGCGGTGGCGAAGAAGTATGGGCCCGTCAGCCTCATCCATTTTGATTCCCACGCGGACATTAACGATGAGGTCTTCGGCGAGAAGTATAATCACGGAACGCCTTTTCGGCGTGCCATAGAGGAGAAATTGATCGACCCCCACAAATCCATCCAGATCGGCATGAGAGGATCGCTGTACGACGCCGGGGAGTTCAAGCTGGCTGCAGATTTGGGGTTGAAATTGATTCCGACTCACAAGGTGCGCGAGATGGGAATCCCCGCGGTCTTGGAAGAGATCAACAAGCGAGTGGGTAAAAACAAGGCCTTCCTTACGTTTGACATCGACTTTGTCGATCCGGCCTATGCGCCGGCCACGGGGACTCCGGAGGTTGGAGGGTACTCCACCTTCGAGGCCATCAGCTTCATTCGCGGCCTGACGGACGTCAACTTCGTGGGGTTCGATATCGTCGAGGTAGCGCCGCCCTATGACGTTGCCGAAATCACCTCTTTAGCGGCCTGCAACATTGTCTTCGAGTTCCTGTCCGTACTGGCGCTTCAGAAAAAGGAGGGCAGAAGGGCGTAA